Proteins from a single region of Dysosmobacter acutus:
- a CDS encoding NAD/NADP-dependent octopine/nopaline dehydrogenase family protein, with translation MSTSVAVIGAGNGGTAIAAHIASQGGQVRLCDLFPEFLEGIQKSGSIELNCEGKKQQVTPALVTSDVKAAVSGAKLVMVVTPAFTHKMIAKACADSLEDGQIVVLNPGRTAGALEFLETIRACGCEKDVIVSETQTLIYSCRKTGPASVHIYGVKTSVEISAFPGNRIQEVLDVLGPFYPQFTPAQSVLGTSLANIGSMFHPTPVLLNIGRIENDPRGYRYYWDGITPSVAGLIERLDAERVAVGKAYGIELLSAMEWLVRSYDTHGDTLYERIQNNDAYGDIMAPKTIQARYMTEDVPNGLVPIAALGRAAGVETPNIDAVITLACSIYGKDFRTEGRSLKNLGLEGLSRDEIIEYFKTGNK, from the coding sequence ATGAGTACATCAGTAGCAGTGATCGGAGCTGGAAACGGCGGCACCGCCATCGCGGCCCACATTGCCAGCCAGGGCGGCCAGGTGCGTCTGTGCGATCTGTTCCCTGAGTTTTTGGAGGGGATTCAGAAGAGCGGGAGCATTGAGCTCAATTGTGAGGGAAAGAAGCAGCAGGTGACGCCTGCGCTTGTGACCTCCGATGTAAAGGCGGCTGTCAGCGGCGCGAAGCTTGTGATGGTGGTCACCCCGGCATTCACCCATAAGATGATCGCCAAGGCCTGCGCCGACTCTCTTGAGGACGGCCAGATCGTGGTGCTCAACCCGGGCAGAACTGCGGGCGCGCTGGAGTTTTTGGAGACCATCCGCGCCTGCGGCTGCGAGAAGGATGTCATCGTCTCTGAGACCCAGACGCTGATCTACTCCTGCCGGAAGACCGGTCCGGCGTCGGTACATATTTACGGCGTAAAGACCTCGGTGGAAATCAGCGCCTTTCCGGGCAACCGCATCCAGGAGGTTCTGGATGTTCTGGGGCCCTTTTATCCCCAGTTTACTCCGGCCCAGAGCGTGTTGGGCACCAGCCTGGCCAACATCGGCAGCATGTTCCATCCCACACCCGTGCTGCTGAATATCGGACGGATCGAAAATGATCCCCGGGGCTACCGCTATTATTGGGACGGTATCACCCCTTCCGTGGCTGGCCTGATCGAACGCTTAGACGCCGAGCGCGTGGCAGTGGGCAAGGCCTACGGCATTGAACTTCTCTCCGCCATGGAGTGGCTGGTGCGCAGCTATGATACCCACGGTGACACGTTGTATGAGCGGATTCAGAACAACGACGCCTACGGCGACATCATGGCCCCCAAGACTATCCAGGCCCGCTACATGACGGAGGATGTGCCCAACGGACTGGTCCCCATCGCGGCGCTGGGCCGCGCGGCCGGGGTGGAGACCCCCAACATCGACGCGGTGATCACCCTTGCCTGCAGCATCTACGGAAAGGACTTCCGCACGGAGGGCCGCTCCCTGAAGAATCTGGGCCTGGAGGGGCTGAGCAGGGATGAGATCATCGAGTACTTCAAAACCGGCAATAA